In Oryza brachyantha chromosome 1, ObraRS2, whole genome shotgun sequence, the following are encoded in one genomic region:
- the LOC102708384 gene encoding V-type proton ATPase subunit B 2-like isoform X1, with the protein MLTNFQSLVGRLTTTGTSTVEVSSNISNMVVANSNADMEEGTLEIGMEYRTVSGVAGPLVILDKVKGPKYQEIVNIRLGDGTSRRGQVLEVDGEKAVVQVFEGTSGIDNKYTTVQFTGEVLKTPVSLDMLGRIFNGSGKPIDNGPPILPEAYLDISGSSINPSERTYPEEMIQTGISTIDVMNSIARGQKIPLFSAAGLPHNEIAAQICRQAGLVKRLEKNDNILESSVEDNFAIVFAAMGVNMETAQFFKRDFEENGSMERVTLFLNLANDPTIERIITPRIALTTAEYLAYECGKHVLVILTDMSSYADALREVSAAREEVPGRRGYPGYMYTDLATIYERAGRIEGRKGSITQIPILTMPNDDITHPTPDLTGYITEGQIYIDRQLHNRQIYPPINVLPSLSRLMKSAIGEGMTRRDHSDVSNQLYANYAIGKDVQAMKAVVGEEALSSEDLLYLEFLDKFERKFVTQGAYDTRNIFQSLDLAWSLLRIFPRELLHRIPAKTLDQYYSRDASR; encoded by the exons ATGTTGACGAATTTCCAGAGTTTGGTGGGTAGATTAACCACCACTGGTACGTCCACTGTGGAG GTTTCTTCTAACATCTCAAACATGGTTGTTGCAAATAGCAATGCCGACATGGAGGAAGGAACTCTTGAGATTGGGATGG AGTACAGGACAGTCTCTGGAGTTGCTGGTCCTCTAGTCATTCTTGATAAAGTGAAG GGTCCTAAATACCAAGAGATTGTCAATATACGACTAGGTGATGGCACATCTAGGCGCGGTCAAGTGCTTGAAGTTGATGGGGAGAAAGCTGTAGTTCAG GTTTTCGAAGGAACATCTGGTATTGACAATAAATACACAACTGTACAATTCACTGGTGAg GTTCTTAAAACTCCAGTGTCACTGGATATGCTTGGACGCATCTTCAATGGTTCTGGGAAACCTATAGACAATGGCCCGCCGATTCTACCAGAGGCTTACTTGGATATATCTG GAAGTTCTATCAATCCCAGCGAACGAACATACCCTGAAGAAATGATTCAGACTGGGATATCCACAATTGATGTTATGAATTCTATAGCCCGTGGTCAGAAGATCCCTCTGTTTTCTGCTGCTGGTCTCCCACACAATGAAATCGCTGCTCAGATTTGCCGCCAGGCTGGTCTGGTAAAGCGTTTGGAGAAGAATGATAATATCTTGGAG AGTTCTGTGGAGGACAATTTTGCTATCGTCTTTGCTGCCATGGGAGTAAACATGGAGACAGCACAATTTTTCAAGCGTGATTTTGAGGAAAATGGTTCAATGGAGAGAGTTACCTTATTTCTTAATCTG GCAAATGATCCAACCATTGAGCGTATTATCACCCCAAGAATTGCTCTCACCACAGCAGAATACTTGGCATATGAGTGCGGGAAGCATGTTCTTGTCATCTTGACTGACATGAGCTCATATGCTGATGCACTTCGTGAA GTTTCTGCAGCTCGAGAGGAAGTACCTGGAAGGCGTGGTTATCCTGGTTATATGTATACTGATTTGGCAACTATCTATGAGCGCGCCGGTCGCATAGAGGGAAGAAAAGGATCGATTACGCAGATACCCATTTTAACCATGCCTAATGATG ATATTACACATCCAACTCCTGATCTTACTGGTTATATTACTGAGGGACAGATCTACATTGACAGGCAGCTACATAATCGCCAG ATCTATCCACCGATTAATGTCCTTCCATCACTCTCCCGGCTCATGAAG AGTGCTATTGGTGAAGGCATGACTCGTAGGGATCATTCTGATGTCTCGAATCAG CTGTATGCCAATTACGCCATAGGCAAGGACGTGCAGGCGATGAAGGCAGTGGTCGGAGAGGAAGCACTGTCATCAGAGGATCTG CTGTACCTCGAGTTTCTTGACAAATTTGAGCGGAAATTCGTGACCCAAGGAGCATATGACACTCGCAACATCTTCCAGTCGCTTGACCTCGCCTGGTCACTGCTACGCATTTTCCCCCGCGAGCTGCTCCACCGCATACCAGCGAAAACCCTTGATCAGTACTACAGCCGAGATGCCTCCCGTTGA
- the LOC102708384 gene encoding V-type proton ATPase subunit B 2-like isoform X2 → MVVANSNADMEEGTLEIGMEYRTVSGVAGPLVILDKVKGPKYQEIVNIRLGDGTSRRGQVLEVDGEKAVVQVFEGTSGIDNKYTTVQFTGEVLKTPVSLDMLGRIFNGSGKPIDNGPPILPEAYLDISGSSINPSERTYPEEMIQTGISTIDVMNSIARGQKIPLFSAAGLPHNEIAAQICRQAGLVKRLEKNDNILESSVEDNFAIVFAAMGVNMETAQFFKRDFEENGSMERVTLFLNLANDPTIERIITPRIALTTAEYLAYECGKHVLVILTDMSSYADALREVSAAREEVPGRRGYPGYMYTDLATIYERAGRIEGRKGSITQIPILTMPNDDITHPTPDLTGYITEGQIYIDRQLHNRQIYPPINVLPSLSRLMKSAIGEGMTRRDHSDVSNQLYANYAIGKDVQAMKAVVGEEALSSEDLLYLEFLDKFERKFVTQGAYDTRNIFQSLDLAWSLLRIFPRELLHRIPAKTLDQYYSRDASR, encoded by the exons ATGGTTGTTGCAAATAGCAATGCCGACATGGAGGAAGGAACTCTTGAGATTGGGATGG AGTACAGGACAGTCTCTGGAGTTGCTGGTCCTCTAGTCATTCTTGATAAAGTGAAG GGTCCTAAATACCAAGAGATTGTCAATATACGACTAGGTGATGGCACATCTAGGCGCGGTCAAGTGCTTGAAGTTGATGGGGAGAAAGCTGTAGTTCAG GTTTTCGAAGGAACATCTGGTATTGACAATAAATACACAACTGTACAATTCACTGGTGAg GTTCTTAAAACTCCAGTGTCACTGGATATGCTTGGACGCATCTTCAATGGTTCTGGGAAACCTATAGACAATGGCCCGCCGATTCTACCAGAGGCTTACTTGGATATATCTG GAAGTTCTATCAATCCCAGCGAACGAACATACCCTGAAGAAATGATTCAGACTGGGATATCCACAATTGATGTTATGAATTCTATAGCCCGTGGTCAGAAGATCCCTCTGTTTTCTGCTGCTGGTCTCCCACACAATGAAATCGCTGCTCAGATTTGCCGCCAGGCTGGTCTGGTAAAGCGTTTGGAGAAGAATGATAATATCTTGGAG AGTTCTGTGGAGGACAATTTTGCTATCGTCTTTGCTGCCATGGGAGTAAACATGGAGACAGCACAATTTTTCAAGCGTGATTTTGAGGAAAATGGTTCAATGGAGAGAGTTACCTTATTTCTTAATCTG GCAAATGATCCAACCATTGAGCGTATTATCACCCCAAGAATTGCTCTCACCACAGCAGAATACTTGGCATATGAGTGCGGGAAGCATGTTCTTGTCATCTTGACTGACATGAGCTCATATGCTGATGCACTTCGTGAA GTTTCTGCAGCTCGAGAGGAAGTACCTGGAAGGCGTGGTTATCCTGGTTATATGTATACTGATTTGGCAACTATCTATGAGCGCGCCGGTCGCATAGAGGGAAGAAAAGGATCGATTACGCAGATACCCATTTTAACCATGCCTAATGATG ATATTACACATCCAACTCCTGATCTTACTGGTTATATTACTGAGGGACAGATCTACATTGACAGGCAGCTACATAATCGCCAG ATCTATCCACCGATTAATGTCCTTCCATCACTCTCCCGGCTCATGAAG AGTGCTATTGGTGAAGGCATGACTCGTAGGGATCATTCTGATGTCTCGAATCAG CTGTATGCCAATTACGCCATAGGCAAGGACGTGCAGGCGATGAAGGCAGTGGTCGGAGAGGAAGCACTGTCATCAGAGGATCTG CTGTACCTCGAGTTTCTTGACAAATTTGAGCGGAAATTCGTGACCCAAGGAGCATATGACACTCGCAACATCTTCCAGTCGCTTGACCTCGCCTGGTCACTGCTACGCATTTTCCCCCGCGAGCTGCTCCACCGCATACCAGCGAAAACCCTTGATCAGTACTACAGCCGAGATGCCTCCCGTTGA